A part of Ammospiza caudacuta isolate bAmmCau1 chromosome 5, bAmmCau1.pri, whole genome shotgun sequence genomic DNA contains:
- the LOC131558332 gene encoding uncharacterized protein LOC131558332 yields MRRNVEVKARLRAREEALRAALRLRGLGPVCPVCPGAGQGAPQVCPGAGQGAPQVCPGAGPGTGEGQKPPQVCPGAGQVLLQTDTFFRVPRGRLKLRRTQDGRGELIFYERPDSAGPKLSKFSITPTADPEGLQAVLSQSLGVLGTVRKERLLFLLGQTRLHLDQVQGLGDFLELEVVLRPEQSEEDGQRVALELLQEFGIGEQDLISGAYLDLLLAQGDNGDTP; encoded by the exons ATGCGGCGGAACGTGGAGGTGAAGGCGCGGCTGAGGGCGCGGGAGGAAGCGCTGAGGGCGGCCCTGAGGCTGCGGGGGCTGGGCCCGGTGTGCCCGGTGTgccccggggcagggcagggagcgccccaggtgtgccccggggcagggcagggagcgccccaggtgtgccccggAGCCGGGCCGGGCACGGGTGAGGGGCAGAAGCcgccccaggtgtgccccggggccgggcaggtGCTGCTCCAGACCGACACGTTCTTCCGGGTGCCGCGGGGGCGGCTCAAGCTGCGCCGGACACAG gaTGGCCGGGGGGAGCTGATTTTCTACGAGCGCCCCGACAGCGCCGGCCCCAAACTGTCCAAGTTCAGCATCACCCCCACGGCCGATCccgaggggctgcag gcgGTGCTGTCGCAGTCCCTGGGCGTGCTGGGCACGGTGAGGAAGGAGcggctcctgttcctgctgggcCAGACCCGGCTGCACCTGGACCAGGTGCAGGGGCTTGGGGACTTCCTGGAGCTGGAG GTGGTGCTGCGGCCGGAGCAGAGCGAGGAGGACGGGCAGCGCgtggcactggagctgctgcaggagtttGGGATTGGGGAACAGGACCTCATCTCTGGGGCCTACCTGgatctgctgctggcacagggggacaatggggacacaccctga
- the CHKB gene encoding LOW QUALITY PROTEIN: choline/ethanolamine kinase (The sequence of the model RefSeq protein was modified relative to this genomic sequence to represent the inferred CDS: inserted 2 bases in 1 codon), which produces MFAILAERALGPRLFGVFPQGRLEQYLPVGSGSPAXPPGPPGPPQRPVPPQSRRLRTEELRDPRVSAEIAVTMARFHGMAMPFNKEPKWLFGTMEGYLQQISKLTFSEPSQLQQLEQLRGYNLEQEMRSLRDLLEATPSPVVFCHNDVQEGNILLLAGREASSERLMLIDFEYSSYNYRGFDLGNHFCEWVYSYSHESWPCFQAHPEHFPSRQQQLHFIRHYLSALSGGPGRAPPEEQARLEEEMLREIERFTLASHFFWGLWSVVQAKISTIHFGYLDYAQSRFQAYFQHKARCS; this is translated from the exons ATGTTCGCCATCCTGGCCGAGCGCGCGCTGGGCCCGCGCCTCTTTGGGGTGTTCCCTCAGGGCCGCCTGGAGCAGTACCTGCCGGTAGGATCGGGGTCCCCCGc ccccccgggcccccccgggcccccccaACGCCCCGTGCCCCCCCAGAGCCGGCGGCTGCGCACCGAGGAGCTGCGGGACCCGCGCGTCTCGGCCGAGATCGCCGTCACCATGGCGCGCTTCCACGGCATGGCCATGCCCTTCAACAAGGAGCCCAAGTGGCTCTTTGGGACCATGGAGGG gtACCTGCAGCAGATCTCAAAGCTGACGTTCTCAGAgccatcacagctgcagcagctggagcagctccgggGCTACAACCTGGAGCAGGAGATGAGGAGCCTCAG ggacctgctggaggcCACCCCATCCCCGGTGGTTTTCTGCCACAACGACGTGCAGGAGG GGAACATCCTGCTCCTGGCGGGGCGCGAGGCCTCCTCGGAACGGCTCATGCTCATCGACTTCGAGTACAGCAGCTACAACTACCG GGGCTTTGACCTGGGCAATCACTTCTGCGAGTGGGTTTACAGCTACAGCCACGAGAGCTGGCCCTGCTTCCAGGCACACCCCGAGCACTTCCCCAGCCGCCAGCAGCAG ctccatttcATCCGCCATTACCTGTCGGCGCTGTCGGGCGGCCCCGGGCGGGCCCCGCCGGAGGAGCAGGCGCGCCTGGAGGAGGAGATGCTGCGGGAGATCGAGCG ctTCACCCTGGCCTCACATTTCTTCTGGGGGCTCTGGTCCGTGGTGCAGGCCAAGATCTCCACCATCCACTTTGGGTACCTG gATTACGCCCAGAGCCGTTTCCAGGCCTATTTCCAGCACAAGGCTCGCTGCTCCTGA